In one Alnus glutinosa chromosome 12, dhAlnGlut1.1, whole genome shotgun sequence genomic region, the following are encoded:
- the LOC133852597 gene encoding disease resistance protein RPP13-like: protein MRRRWRQVEEDDVVGFVDDSSTLVKQLIEGDWNCDVILIIGMGGLGKTTIARKIYNNVHVKSHFKCRAWVYVSQDFRTKELLLNILKKIEISDWRTVEELKEKLFECLLRKTYLIVMDDIWKTKVWDEVRSTFPTNLNGSRILITSRIREVASHASLTSPYFLPFLNKDEGWELLSKKVFRGGAYPPELETMGRKIADDCRGLPLSIVVLGGLLANKEKTPGTWSKLIGNVNWYLTETNTICKDILALS from the coding sequence ATGCGGCGGCGGTGGAGGCAAGTCGAGGAAGATGACGTGGTGGGTTTCGTTGATGACTCATCGACACTGGTGAAGCAACTTATTGAAGGGGATTGGAACTGTGATGTCATTTTGATCATTGGCATGGGTGGGTTGGGGAAGACAACTATTGCTAGGAAAATCTACAACAATGTTCACGTCAAGAGCCACTTCAAGTGCCGTGCATGGGTGTATGTATCTCAAGATTTCAGAACCAAAGAGCTCTTGCTTAACATTTTGAAAAAGATTGAAATATCAGATTGGAGGACAGTAGAAGAATTAAAAGAGAAGTTGTTCGAATGCTTGCTGAGAAAGACGTACCTAATAGTAATGGACGACATCTGGAAAACTAAAGTATGGGATGAGGTAAGATCTACTTTTCCCACTAATTTGAATGGAAGTAGAATATTGATCACTAGTCGCATAAGAGAAGTAGCTTCACATGCAAGCCTTACTTCTCCCTACTTTCTCCCATTTCTTAACAAAGATGAAGGCTGGGAGCTTTTAAGTAAGAAAGTGTTTCGAGGAGGAGCATATCCTCCCGAGTTGGAAACTATGGGGAGAAAAATTGCAGATGATTGTCGTGGCTTACCACTTTCCATTGTGGTATTAGGGGGCCTTTTAGCAAACAAAGAGAAGACACCTGGAACATGGTCCAAATTGATTGGCAATGTAAACTGGTACCTTACTGAGACTAATACAATATGCAAAGACATATTGGCCTTAAGCTAG